ACCGGCACCCGGCAGAGAAAACATATAGGAATCCATGGCGATGGAGTAGAGCAGGCTCTTGGGCCGCTCGTCAAAATTTTCGAAGATTTTTTCGCACAGACCGCTTTTCTTGGCGGCCTCCTGCAAAAGCTCCTTATCGTAAAACGGAATACCCAGCTCCTTGGCCACGCGGATGCCCACTTCCTTGCCGCCGCTGCCAAACTGCCGGCCAATGGTGATAATGGTTTTCATAAGGATTCCTCCTCTCTTGGTATCTTTATCATACCACGAAAAAGGGGGATGCGTCAAATAAAAAGTACTGAACAGGGCGGCTCCCCGCTCACTCGCCCAATAGCCTTTTATGGTAATAGGAGTCCGCCTGGTACAGCGCCGCCGCCGGATTGTGCCCCAGCACCCGGTCCTTCGTTACCAGGGTGGTAGTCAGAGCCTCCGCGTACTTATAAAATAAGGAGTCGTGCCCCACGCAAAGACCGATTACCACATTTAAATCCGTCTTGGCCCGGTTCAGGAGTTTGGCCTGCAAAATGGGGTTGCACATATTCTTCCCCACCTTCTCACAGGCCTCCGGAATTCCCACCGCAGTCTTGGGCTGCGCGCCCACCTTGCAGGCCACGCCGTAGACCTCAAACCCTGCCCTACGGAAAATTCGCGCCGCGGTTCGCGCCTCTGTCAAAAGCCCAATGCAGGTGGCAATGCCAATCCGTTTGGCGCCAAGCCGCCGGGCAAACTCCATGATCTCCTCCACCCTGGTCATCTCGCAGTAGTACTCCGCCTCTACCTCGGCGGCCGCTTTGGTGGCCTGGGCGTTCCAGTCGTCCTCTGTGTAGAGGAGCATCGCCTCTTCCAACACCTCCTGGTCCAACCCCGTGGTCAGGCAGAAAGGTGGGTTTGCCCCGTCCATTCGCTCACAGCTCTTGCTTCCGCAGTCGATGCAGCTTCTCACCTGGTTCTCTTTCATACCGTTCCCCTCATCGTTCTCTTTGTTCCGCAGGCTCTTTGCCAAGCCGCCGGTACATGGTCTTTTTCACTGCCCGGAGAATGTTCTCATACCCGGTGCAGCGGCACAGGTGACCAGAGAGGAGCTTTCTCAGCTCGTCGTCGGTGTACTCTCGCCCGCTCTCCAGAATCTCCACCGCCGTCAGGATCACACCGGGGGTGCAGAAGCCGCACTGGATAGCGGCCTCCTCCACAAACGCCTGCTGGATGTCGCTCAGCTCGCCGTTGGGCCCCAGCAGGCTCTCCAGCGTGCGGACGTGCTTTCCTTCCGCCCACACCGCGAGATAAATACAGGAGTTGAATGCCTCCCCGTCGATGAGGACCGTGCAGGCGCCGCATTCCCCCACCTCACAGCCCTTTTTCACGCTGGTCATCCGGAAGTCGTTCCGGAGCAGGTCCGTCAGGGAGGCCCGGACATCCACCGTCCGCTCCACGTCCCGACCGTTCAGATTGAAATGTATGGTCTCATACTGCCTGTTCTCCATCACAGTGCACCTCCCGCCAGACGCACGGCCTCCACAAACGCCCGCTTGGCGCTCTCCACCGCGATGTGCATCCGGAAATCCTTGGCCGCCCGCCAGGAGTCCCGGGGGTGGATATCCTCCCGCACGGCCTGAGCGAACGCCTCCGCTAGATCCATACCCACAGACCCGCCTGCGGCTACTGCCTCCGCGCTCTCCGCCCGCATAGGCACCGGCCCCGCCACGCCAAAGGCCACCCGCGCCCGCTCCACCGTCCGCTTGTCGGCGGAAAGGCGCACATTCACAGAGGTGCCCAGAGTGGCGATGTCCATGGCGTTCCGCATGGCATATTTGATATAATGTCCGAATGTATCCGTATAGTCGTCTTTTTGAATTAAAATTGCGGTCTGCAGCTCTCCTGCCCGGATGTCCACCTGTCCCGCCCGAATGTAGAACTCTCGGATGGGCGCCAGTCTCCGCCCCTCCGGTCCAGTCATCTCTACCACGGCGTTATAGGCCAGCAGCGTAGAGGCCGAGTCCGCCGACGTGACGCCGTTGCAGGTGTTGCCGCCGATGGTGCCGATATTGCGGATTTGCGGGCCGCCCACCTGGTCCACAGCATCCCCCAGGACGTTGACGTATTTCTGGATCAGCGGGTCCTGGGTGATGTGGGAAAAGCTGGTGAGGGAGCCGATGCGCAGCGTCCCATCCGCCTCCAGGGAAACGCCCCGGAGCTCATCCAGACCGTAGATGGAGATGAGCTCCGCACCAGCCCGCTTTCCCTCCCGCATCTGCACCAGCACGTCGGACCCGCCGGCAATGATCTGGGCCTCCGGATGAGCGAGGCGCAGCGCCACGGCGTCGGCCACGCTCGTTGCCTGATACAGGGCTTTCATGTCATACATGGCTTTCCTCCTTCAACAGTCCGCTCTCCTTGAATTTCTGATAGAGCACGTGGGGTGTGATGGGGCAGCGGTCAAAGGCCACACCAGTGGCGTTGAAAATCGCGTTGCGGATGGCCGGCGCGCCGGAGCAGGCCGGCGGCTCTCCCAGGGCCTTGGTGCCAAAGGGCGAGGTGGGCTCTGGGTTCTCTACAAACGCCGCCTGCAGCGTTGGGTGGTCCATGCAGGTGGAGAGCTTGTAGTCCAGCAGGTTGCCGTTCAGGGGCCTACCGGTCTTTTCGTCAAATTTCAGTTCCTCGCTCAGGCCATAGCCGATGGCCATGGACATACCCCCGTGGACCTGGGCCTCCGCCAGGGCGGGGTTGATGAGGCGGCCGCAGTCGTGGACGTTGACCATCTGCACCAGCTTTACCTTGCACATGGGAATGTCCACCTCCACCTCGGCAAAGGTGCACCCAAAGGAGTATGCGTTGGACTTGATCTGGGCCGTGGTCTCGGCGGTGATGTGCTGGCTTCTCTCCAGGGAGTAAAGGCTCTCCGTTGCCAGGTCTCCCAGGGATTTG
This genomic window from Pusillibacter faecalis contains:
- a CDS encoding DUF1847 domain-containing protein; this encodes MKENQVRSCIDCGSKSCERMDGANPPFCLTTGLDQEVLEEAMLLYTEDDWNAQATKAAAEVEAEYYCEMTRVEEIMEFARRLGAKRIGIATCIGLLTEARTAARIFRRAGFEVYGVACKVGAQPKTAVGIPEACEKVGKNMCNPILQAKLLNRAKTDLNVVIGLCVGHDSLFYKYAEALTTTLVTKDRVLGHNPAAALYQADSYYHKRLLGE
- the xdhC gene encoding xanthine dehydrogenase subunit XdhC; this encodes MENRQYETIHFNLNGRDVERTVDVRASLTDLLRNDFRMTSVKKGCEVGECGACTVLIDGEAFNSCIYLAVWAEGKHVRTLESLLGPNGELSDIQQAFVEEAAIQCGFCTPGVILTAVEILESGREYTDDELRKLLSGHLCRCTGYENILRAVKKTMYRRLGKEPAEQRER
- the xdhB gene encoding xanthine dehydrogenase subunit XdhB; the encoded protein is MYDMKALYQATSVADAVALRLAHPEAQIIAGGSDVLVQMREGKRAGAELISIYGLDELRGVSLEADGTLRIGSLTSFSHITQDPLIQKYVNVLGDAVDQVGGPQIRNIGTIGGNTCNGVTSADSASTLLAYNAVVEMTGPEGRRLAPIREFYIRAGQVDIRAGELQTAILIQKDDYTDTFGHYIKYAMRNAMDIATLGTSVNVRLSADKRTVERARVAFGVAGPVPMRAESAEAVAAGGSVGMDLAEAFAQAVREDIHPRDSWRAAKDFRMHIAVESAKRAFVEAVRLAGGAL